A single genomic interval of Hyphomicrobium methylovorum harbors:
- a CDS encoding glycosyl transferase has protein sequence MQLLLTAGLAFVLSTVATRAAIPWLKSQGALASENQRTMHRGLIPKGGGIPLLAAAAVAVFAAMPLPPATPDWLIVGTAALFAALISWRDDLGHLSAFIRLPAHLGIAALVLSKLDPGTLVFHDLLPLWADRVAATVALAWMMNLYNFMDGINGLAGSETISISLGYLLIAAVAGIALPYAPLAAALLGAAAGFLIWNARTAPLLFLGDVGSVPLGLLTGVLLLDLAQRGLWAAALILPAYFLADATLTLVLRILRGEIPWEAHRSHAYQRAATALNSHLAVVGIIAVANALLIAAALFSVSNPVTGLIAAAMIVTGLIAYLNRAAKVRSSGTGS, from the coding sequence TTGCAGTTGCTGTTAACAGCGGGCCTCGCGTTCGTCCTCTCAACGGTCGCCACTCGCGCTGCCATCCCGTGGCTCAAGAGTCAGGGTGCTCTGGCGAGCGAAAATCAGCGCACCATGCACCGGGGGCTCATTCCGAAAGGCGGGGGCATTCCGCTGCTCGCCGCTGCGGCGGTGGCCGTATTTGCCGCCATGCCCCTTCCACCAGCCACGCCCGATTGGCTCATCGTGGGGACCGCGGCACTGTTCGCGGCGTTGATTTCGTGGCGCGACGACCTCGGTCATCTTTCGGCTTTTATCCGCCTTCCAGCGCATCTCGGCATCGCCGCCCTCGTGCTTTCTAAACTAGACCCCGGCACGCTCGTCTTCCATGACCTTCTTCCTCTTTGGGCCGACCGCGTTGCAGCAACCGTTGCGCTCGCCTGGATGATGAACCTCTACAATTTCATGGACGGCATAAACGGGCTCGCCGGTTCGGAAACCATTTCCATTTCACTCGGCTATCTCCTGATCGCCGCCGTCGCAGGAATCGCCCTACCCTATGCGCCACTGGCGGCTGCGTTGCTCGGCGCTGCTGCCGGGTTCCTGATCTGGAACGCACGCACGGCACCGCTGCTCTTCCTCGGAGATGTCGGTAGCGTTCCGCTTGGCCTGTTGACCGGCGTCCTGTTGCTCGATCTTGCGCAACGCGGCCTATGGGCGGCGGCGCTCATTCTACCGGCCTACTTCCTCGCCGACGCAACATTGACCCTGGTTCTCCGCATCCTGCGCGGAGAAATTCCGTGGGAAGCCCACCGGAGTCATGCCTATCAGCGCGCGGCGACTGCCCTCAATTCGCACCTTGCCGTCGTCGGGATCATCGCTGTAGCAAACGCGCTTCTGATCGCCGCCGCGCTTTTCTCCGTCTCCAACCCGGTGACAGGACTCATCGCTGCGGCAATGATCGTGACGGGCCTGATCGCTTATCTCAACCGAGCCGCGAAAGTTCGATCTTCGGGCACCGGTTCATGA